CTTCGTCCATCGCGACGAACCACGTGTGATGCGGGGCGTGGCCGGTTCGGCGGACGACGGCTCCGGCGCCGGCGCTGCGCTCGCGTCGGAAGCCCGTGGATCCGCAGGCCCGGCAGAACGACCGTCGGTAGGCGGGGGTGCCGCACCAGAGGCACCGCTGGAAGAACAGCTCGTGGCCGGCCGCCGGTGCGGCCGGTGCGGCCGGCACGGCGGGCGCGGTCGTGGTGGCGGCAGCCGCTTCGTACTCCCCGCACTCAGTGGTTTCACGGGTGTCCGTGTGGAGCATCACGACCTCCTGCGCTCAGTTCGATGACCGGAAAAGGGGGGACCGGAAAAGTGGTGTCAGGCATCCGGTCCGGCTCCCTCACCCTGACCCCGCCGAGGAGTGGCGGTCAACGACGAGCTGACGCAGCTTTGTGCGCGGAAAACGTTCCATTCACGGAGGTCAGATTCGGTTACCTGGCGTTACTCTCACGGCGTGGCCCCGTCAGCGGTGCGGTGGTTGACCACGTTCAGAACCCTGGCCGTGGGCGTAGGCCGGCCCTGTGCGCCGGAGCAGGCAACCGCGGTCTTCACGCAACGGGATGCTGACGGCGGGCGTTCGTGGACGAACCGGCCGACGCGACCGCCATGGCGCCGAGGTATAGCCT
This region of Streptomyces caelestis genomic DNA includes:
- a CDS encoding Zn-ribbon domain-containing OB-fold protein; this translates as MLHTDTRETTECGEYEAAAATTTAPAVPAAPAAPAAGHELFFQRCLWCGTPAYRRSFCRACGSTGFRRERSAGAGAVVRRTGHAPHHTWFVAMDEGFNLLCQVTGTEPVVVGIGARVRVVRTAAPVGQGLPVVELTHPATSPERWW